Genomic DNA from Corynebacterium diphtheriae:
GTGGCCCGAGTTGAGCCGATATGGGTCGATTGGATGCGACGCTGGCCTACCCCCGCTGACTTCGCTCAAGCGGGCAAAGATGAGGTGTTGCGTGCGTGGGATCGGCTCGGTTACCCGCGTCGTGCGCTTCGTCTTCACGAGTGCGCGCAGCAGATTGTAGAGCGTCATGGTGGTGAGGTCCCCCACGATGTGGAGCAGTTGTTGGCGCTGCCAGGTATTGGCGATTACACCGCCCGCGCGGTGGCCGCTTTTGCTTTCGGGCAGCGGGTTGCCGTGGTTGATACGAATGTGCGCCGAGTACATCACCGCGTGTATCAGGGGATTTACCTTGCGGGAAATGCGTCGAAACGCGAGCTGCGCGAGGTGGAGGCCTTGTTGCCGCATGACAACGCGCCGGAGTTTTCGGTGGCGTTGATGGAGCTCGGCGCTTTGGTGTGCCAAACGACCCCGCAGTGTGATCGTTGCCCACTGACGCAGCAGTGTCGATGGATCGCGTTGGGTCGTCCGATGCCGAGTGCGGAGGAAACCGCCAAGGCGAAAAAGCGGGTTCAGAAATTTGTGGGCACTGATCGTCAGGTTCGCGGTTTGATTATGGCGGTGTTAAGAAATGCGGAGGCACCGGTCCCGCAGTCAGCTATCGACGTCGTGTGGCCCGATGCGGCTCAGCGTTCTCGGGCACTGTTTAGCCTGCTTGACGACGGCCTAGCGACCCAAAACGAGGCGGGACTTTTTAGTTTGCCCACCTAGGCTAGTGGTTTATCAAATTCGATGAGGTGGCCAAAGGTCCATGCGCGATCGGTGAGCAATCGTGCCAGCACGAGGCCTGCGCTGATAGAAAACACCACCATTGCGGCTGTTGCGGCATTGGATAGCGCATGGTCCATGTCTCCGCTGTTCAGGTAGTACACGGCTCGAAACATGGCGGTGCCAGGGATCAAAATGATGGCGGCGGGCACGGTTGTTGTAATACGTGGCAGGCGGACTTTCTTGGAGGCAACCGCACCGACAAGTCCGATGATCACTCCGCCGACAAACGCCGCGAAGTAGGCGGTTGCTCCGTATTGTTCGAGCAGCAAGCGGATGAGGTTGGCGGCGGTGCCGACTACTGCGGCCACGAGCACCATGCGTCGTGAAGAATTAAATAGGAACGCGAACCCTGCGATGCCCACAAAGCTTGCTACACCTGCGATGAGTAGCCATGCGGGGTGGGGGTCGCCGTGGACTGGTTCGGGGTTAAGGCCAGTCCCCCAGCTGACCATCGCCACTGAGAATGTGGCGGTGGCAATGACGGTCAGTGCGTACATGAGTCGCGCGGTGCCGGCCTCAAAATCGAAGCGGCCGAGGTCGATCATCGCGGAGAACAGGGGGAAACCTGGGATGAGGAACAGTACCGCTGCCACGTATCCGGCGGTCATGGTGTAGTCGGAGTCGAAGCCTAGCAGCAGCAGTATTCGGGTGATGGCGAAGTAGCTTAACGACGCCACCGTGCCTGCCGCCGCCACGCAGCCTAGTTGGTGCATGCGCATCTTGTGGAGGCGGTGTCGCGTGTATTGGCCGCATCCGGCACTGACGGCGACGATGCCGGCTTCTAACCAGTCGAAGTGGTTCAGTACTGCGAAGCTAGCGCAGGCGAAGGCTGCGGCGAGAGTTAATACGATGCTGGACCACCGTTTGACCACTGTGAATTCGATGGTGTCGAGTTCAGCATTGAGTTGTTCGGCAGTGATGCGACGATGCATCTGGTGGGTGAGGTTTTCGAGGGCTTCGATCCGTGATGCGTCGACTGCAGGGGTTTGGGACTTTGCCACTACCGTGCGGAACTCTGAACCTTTGTGGATCGTCGAGGTGATC
This window encodes:
- a CDS encoding A/G-specific adenine glycosylase, which codes for MNANNVENIPQILTEWYRKNARSIVWRTPQTSAWGVLLSEVMSQQTPVARVEPIWVDWMRRWPTPADFAQAGKDEVLRAWDRLGYPRRALRLHECAQQIVERHGGEVPHDVEQLLALPGIGDYTARAVAAFAFGQRVAVVDTNVRRVHHRVYQGIYLAGNASKRELREVEALLPHDNAPEFSVALMELGALVCQTTPQCDRCPLTQQCRWIALGRPMPSAEETAKAKKRVQKFVGTDRQVRGLIMAVLRNAEAPVPQSAIDVVWPDAAQRSRALFSLLDDGLATQNEAGLFSLPT
- a CDS encoding threonine/serine ThrE exporter family protein encodes the protein MGVEADAVVRLGMLLMGAGTSGYRVIRGMKRAARALGFDRVDAVIGVTQITSTIHKGSEFRTVVAKSQTPAVDASRIEALENLTHQMHRRITAEQLNAELDTIEFTVVKRWSSIVLTLAAAFACASFAVLNHFDWLEAGIVAVSAGCGQYTRHRLHKMRMHQLGCVAAAGTVASLSYFAITRILLLLGFDSDYTMTAGYVAAVLFLIPGFPLFSAMIDLGRFDFEAGTARLMYALTVIATATFSVAMVSWGTGLNPEPVHGDPHPAWLLIAGVASFVGIAGFAFLFNSSRRMVLVAAVVGTAANLIRLLLEQYGATAYFAAFVGGVIIGLVGAVASKKVRLPRITTTVPAAIILIPGTAMFRAVYYLNSGDMDHALSNAATAAMVVFSISAGLVLARLLTDRAWTFGHLIEFDKPLA